One Citrus sinensis cultivar Valencia sweet orange chromosome 5, DVS_A1.0, whole genome shotgun sequence genomic window, GATGGCGTATTGGCGCGGCAGCTGTAAGAAAAGAGAGGTTTTTAACGGGTTTAAAAGTTGGGAGGCTCTGAACCgacacaaaattttcaaccaaCTTGACAATTTCATTGGGGTCCTCCAAATTTAGTTTTAACAGAAATAAGGCTCTATGGCCTATGCTACCAAGTTGTTTTGAGTCTTCGAGCATTTACCTACTAGCATAGGCCACCAAATTggaacttaaaattataataaattgtttttttttttcattgaatttttaGTACACAACATCAGTTCGGTTTAAATTATAGAAGCCTAGTGcttaactaataaaattagtcATAGTTAAATGgccttaaatatttaatttatcaatttatttaaattgacTAATTTTAAAACCTATCACCACTAGTTAATGGACGGTCTTTTCAAGACTTTGTCTTGAATTTGCATCTCCTGTACAAGTGtgtgtttaattaataatttttttttaaagttgactaatcttaaatattgtataattaaGTGGAAGCGGTCTTATCTTTTAAGAAATGTgagtaaaatatatgtttttaaataatagtgaggataaaaatataaacaaatactttataaaatttaatataaattaaatcgAATGATAGTCTGATGATAAATATCAGTAATAGTCTTACGTAACATGAGATATAGTCGGATTGTAATATCACttaaaaaaagatcaaattaagattaaaaaaataatcaaactaaaattaaattctctGACTAACCCTACCCATTACAAATAGAATATACGACCTAGTATAATTGTTTCAAAGGCTattcaatgttaaaataataataataataaacaactattaattacaattaaaataatgtaaagtcaattttttaattattaattacaattaaaattttccaaaatgcttaatcaattttttaaataatgtaaagtCAAAAcgtcaaaaataaaaatagaattttatcaGTCCGAGTCCatgaaataattgttaatttcaaCTTAGCACTTTGGCGCAGGGGATACATCATACACGCCCCATCTGTGATCTGGCCATTTTCCCTTCTCCTCAGCTGCTTTAGCTTcgtgttctttttatttacatttaatatttttatatacaaaaatagttttataaTAGATTAGATTTTGTAGATCGATCAATTGGTAGCAATTGGTAGCAGTAACTCACCCAATTCATCTCCGCCATGGCTTATGACGATGATCCGTAAGTTCTCTCCatctaaatttttaggttttttttttttggggggggggggggaactCAATTTTTCAATCTACGATtgtgtaatttcaatttcgtgaaaagaaaaattagggtttctGAATTCTGAGATATATGCTGCGATGATGATTATTAATGTTAACTATTGTGTATGTAGGTATCGTGACGAGGATGAAGAGCCCTTGATGGACTACGATGACATAAGATCGGACCCGGAGCAATCACCGGAGCATCAGCAGCATCAAAACGACAACGTCCTTGACGATTTTGATGACGACGATGTTGGCGACGGCGGCGTCTCTCCCGCTAGAGAGCGGTCACAAACTCCGGTTTACaacaataatgaaaaatcatcGAAACCCAGAAAGAGGCTGGTGAAAAAGGGTGCCAAGGAAAGCGGTAGCACGCCTAGTTTGATAGACGAGAGAGAGGATGAGTATGATGATGAGGGGGAGGATAATATAATTGGGGATGATTTTGAGAGGGAGATCGAggagaggaagaggaagaaatgGGGGAAAGAAGGCGGTAAAGACCATAATACTAAGAAGAGGCTTAAGAGTGGCGGTGATAAGAAGTTCTCTTCTAGTGGGGGGAAATCAAGTGGCTTCAAATCCTCTAGGGCTGGAAGTATCAGAGATAATGATAAGATGCTTAATGAAATGTGGAATGCTGTTGCTCCCACTGGTGATTCTGAGGTAGGCTTTTTTGTTTCCGAATATTGGTTTTTGTTTGTTCATTGGTTTAGTTTTGTTTATATGTGTTGCTTATTAGATTTGAATTCTCACTTGAATAGGATGATCAAGAGGGCGTTAGGACTTTGGATGATGATAACTTTATAGATGATAGTGGTGTGGATCCTAGCGACAGGTATGGAAGTGATTCTGAGCCTCGCTTTGCTCATGATGCTCCTCAGGTAAATACCCCATTAATGATCCTCGTGTCATCTCTAGATTCTGTGTGTGTGCTTCTTAAAATATTGCCTATGGGATTAGGATATATCCATTGATTGCACAATATGTGGTTTACATGGTTTAGGCCTTATGGTCAATGATCTTATTTTTTCCAGGCAGAGGAAGgtgatgaggatgaggaaaTTAAGGAGCTCTTTAAGATGggtaaaaaaaggaaaaagaacgAGAAAAGTCCCGCAGAAATTGCGTTGCTGGTTGAGAATGTAATGGCTGAGCTCGAGGTTACCGCTGAAGAAGATGCTGAGCTTAATAGGCAGGGTAAACCTGCAATTAATAAACTCAAGAAGCTGTCTCTTCTTACAGAGGTTCTCTCAAAGTAAGTTTCTTGCCTGTTGTCTTTGTTTTGTCCGAGCTTTTCTTCCTTACCTATCAGTCATAGTTCTTATCTTCTTTTGCTTGATACAGGAAGCAGCTTCAGCAAGAATTTTTAGACCATGGAGTGCTAACTTTATTAAAGAATTGGCTTGAACCCCTTCCAGATGGGAGCTTGCCAAATATAAACATTCGTGCAGCTATTCTGAAGATTTTGACTGAGGTAGAAACTGGGTTTATCGCATTAAACTTGGTAATAATGTTCATTCCCTCTGAACAAGCCTTGTATCTATGTAAAGCTGAATATTGCTTCCCTTATGCAGTTTCCAATCGATCTAGAGCAGTTTGATAGGAGGGAACAATTGAAGAAGAGTGGTCTTGGAAAGGTTTACTATCTATTCCTTCTTAGCAATCATCATGCCTTGAAGCTTTTTTTATTGTCACTGGAGGCagtaattactaatttttttttttggggcaggttattatgtttttatcaaaatctgaTGAGGAAACCACATCCAATAGAAAACTTGCCAAGGACCTAGTCGATAAATGGGTAATGTGATTCCTGCTATGTTTCTTGGtcactatttattaaattttacattCTGGCCTTCtacatttttgtttcaaatagCCATGCTTTTTGTTTGACTGACAATGATGTGTGAGTGGCATAATGGGGGTTTGATTTATTGCATATATTGGGGATTTTTACCCCTCAATGTTGAATGAAACTCCTTACTAGTGAAGATgcattttttccccctctttCATGATCTATTTGTTGCTACTCTAAATGCATCTTTTCCTTTGGGATTCCTAGTCCTCAAGATTTTGATCTGTACTGCAAAGGCTCTTCCTCAACTCCCATCTATCCTGTTttccccttttctttttcattttcgttCTCCTCTATGTGAGTTCTTTCAGTTGTGTGTTTACAGATTATTATCAATTCTGAAAAGATGTCTATGAAACTTTTCTTTAATGCtgatattgatattttcttgtacattgaatataattaatgCAGAGTCGGCCTATTTTTAACAAGAGCACAAGGTTTGAGGACATGAAAACTGTTGAGGATGACAGGGTTCCTTTTCGAAGGCCATCAGCCAAAAAGTACTGTTTGTGACTGCTATCTGATTGCTGCCATGTTCAACATGGACTTGCATTTTAGTTTTACTTTATCTTTTgtctcattatcatcatcttttattttgttcaataGGCCTGCAAGTAAAGCTGCAGCAATGGAATCTAGAGACGGGGATTTTGATGATCTCGTTATTTCTCGGTATGATTTGACAATAGATTTAATATTTCTGAGAATATTATACTGCAGCTCAATGTCGTTttacatgtaattttttacatgCAGGGAGCGCAAGTCCGGTCAGTCTTCTTCGGGGCAACATGCTTCAAGGTCAGATTCATCCTCTAGGCAGCACGCATCAAGACCAGAAGCAACACCATTGGATTTTGTTGTGCGTCCCCAGTCTAAAATTGATCCAGAAGAAGTTAGAGCCCGTGCTAAACAAGTTATGCAAGATCAGCGCCGGATGAAGGTTAGTTGATTtgtcaattttaatttagttgttCTGTTTCTGTGCATGAATATCTGgcaggaaaagaaaaaaatgcttGAAAGGCTTGATAAAATTTCTCTTACTAACTTTTAGAACTATTAAAGATAGTGAAAAACTTTTGCTCTTATTTTGTTCACATCATTGGGATTCTATGTACGTTTCATCTTGGCTTTTTTTATGCTTCAGTCTGTTATCAACCTTGCCTTTTCTTCCCCTGAAAAGGAATCTAAAAACATGAGTTGAGCTTCGTGACAATCAATAGATTTACATTTAGAGCATTTAGAGATTGAGTAATGCATATCAACTTATGTCATAGTTTCAACATTATTGGACAGATGgaatttgctttatttttcaacGTGTGTATAGCAACGCATCAGATGTGTTTTCttgctctttttctttaagcATCTACGTAATTTCTAATCCAAAAGCTAATTGATAATTGCAGATGAACAAGAAGTTGCAGCAGTTGAAGGCACCTAGAAAGAAGCAGCTGCAAGCTACAAA contains:
- the LOC102622438 gene encoding protein IWS1 homolog 1, which gives rise to MAYDDDPYRDEDEEPLMDYDDIRSDPEQSPEHQQHQNDNVLDDFDDDDVGDGGVSPARERSQTPVYNNNEKSSKPRKRLVKKGAKESGSTPSLIDEREDEYDDEGEDNIIGDDFEREIEERKRKKWGKEGGKDHNTKKRLKSGGDKKFSSSGGKSSGFKSSRAGSIRDNDKMLNEMWNAVAPTGDSEDDQEGVRTLDDDNFIDDSGVDPSDRYGSDSEPRFAHDAPQAEEGDEDEEIKELFKMGKKRKKNEKSPAEIALLVENVMAELEVTAEEDAELNRQGKPAINKLKKLSLLTEVLSKKQLQQEFLDHGVLTLLKNWLEPLPDGSLPNINIRAAILKILTEFPIDLEQFDRREQLKKSGLGKVIMFLSKSDEETTSNRKLAKDLVDKWSRPIFNKSTRFEDMKTVEDDRVPFRRPSAKKPASKAAAMESRDGDFDDLVISRERKSGQSSSGQHASRSDSSSRQHASRPEATPLDFVVRPQSKIDPEEVRARAKQVMQDQRRMKMNKKLQQLKAPRKKQLQATKLSVEGRGMLKYL